The following coding sequences lie in one Arabidopsis thaliana chromosome 3, partial sequence genomic window:
- the MSL5 gene encoding mechanosensitive channel of small conductance-like 5 (mechanosensitive channel of small conductance-like 5 (MSL5); INVOLVED IN: transmembrane transport; LOCATED IN: membrane; CONTAINS InterPro DOMAIN/s: Membrane protein, At2g17000, predicted (InterPro:IPR016688), Mechanosensitive ion channel MscS (InterPro:IPR006685), Like-Sm ribonucleoprotein (LSM)-related domain (InterPro:IPR010920); BEST Arabidopsis thaliana protein match is: mechanosensitive channel of small conductance-like 4 (TAIR:AT1G53470.1).), with protein MAAVDSTDRRDFIVNINGQESGAVGATGSSSNAEGGNIWKESSYDFWDGEKGKNDKKGDDEDEDGGSFHFRQRGERRHSSAELSDPPSKLIGQFLHKQRASGDEISLDVELNMAELQSNTPPRPATASNTPRRGLTTISESSSPVKTKVKADAVRRRQNRTSLGGSSDEEGRNRDEAEVLKCGSKKPMLSRNKTKSRLQDPPTPTHPAIDKTEMKSGRRSGIFKSGFLGKSPKAGTPGRNGFEEEEEEDPFLDEDLPEEFKRDKLSFWVFLEWISLVLIVTSLVCSLTIHNLQRKTWWKLDLWKWEVTVLVLICGRLVSSWIVRIIVFLVEKNFTWRKRVLYFVYGVRKSVQNCLWLGLVLLAWHFLFDKKVERETRSTALRTYFDRIQESLFTQYVIETLSGPPLMEIQRMEEEEQQVAEDVKSLEKLAGAKLPPALKATVKSFMKVGKSPGLNRIGSKRGEDGEGIRIDQLKRMNTKNVSAWNMKRLMNIILKGAISTLDQNMQDTTQEDEDATHIRSEYEAKCAARKIFHNVTEPGSRYIYLEDFLRFLCEEEAERAMALFEGASESDKISKSCLKNWVAFRERRALALTLNDTKTAVDRLHRIINVVIGIIIIIIWLLILGIATTRFLLVLSSQLLLVAFVFGNSCKTIFEAIIFLFVMHPFDVGDRCEIDGVQLVVEEMNILTTVFLRYDNQKIIYPNSVLGTKPIANYYRSPDMGDAVEFCVHIATPPEKITAIKQRILSYVDNKKDYWYPAPMIVFLSMDDLNSVKIAVWLTHRMNHQDMGERYIRRGLLLEEVGKTCRELDIEYRLYPLNINVRSLPPTANPTSSDRIPPSWMQQRGP; from the exons ACTTTTGGGATGGTGAAAAGGGTAAGAATGATAAGAAAGGAGAcgacgaagacgaagacggCGGCAGTTTCCATTTCAGGCAGCGGGGAGAGCGGAGGCATTCGTCAGCTGAGTTATCTGATCCGCCGTCGAAGCTAATTGGTCAGTTTCTTCACAAGCAGAGAGCTTCAGGAGATGAGATCTCTTTAGATGTTGAGCTTAACATGGCAGAGCTACAGAGCAACACGCCGCCACGTCCTGCAACTGCTAGCAACACGCCGCGACGTGGCTTAACGACGAtttctgaatcttcttctccggttaAGACTAAAGTTAAAGCAGACGCAGTAAGACGGAGGCAGAACAGAACATCGCTAGGTGGAAGTAGCGACGAGGAAGGTCGAAACAGAGACGAAGCAGAGGTTTTGAAGTGTGGTTCGAAGAAACCGATGTTGAGTAGGAACAAGACCAAATCAAGATTGCAGGATCCTCCAACACCGACACATCCAGCGATTGACAAGACAGAGATGAAGTCTGGTCGGAGATCCGGGATTTTTAAATCTGGGTTTCTTGGGAAAAGCCCTAAAGCGGGTACTCCGGGTCGGAATGggtttgaggaagaagaagaggaggatcCGTTTCTAGACGAGGATTTACCGGAGGAATTCAAAAGGGACAAACTTAGCTTCTGGGTTTTCCTTGAATGGATAAGTCTAGTTCTGATAGTCACAAGTTTGGTCTGTAGCTTAACCATACATAACTTGCAACGCAAGACATGGTGGAAGCTGGATTTGTGGAAATGGGAAGTGACTGTTTTGGTGTTGATATGTGGGAGATTAGTCTCGAGTTGGATAGTGAGAATCATTGTCTTCTTGGTCGAGAAAAACTTCACTTGGAGGAAAAGGGTTTTGTATTTCGTCTACGGAGTGAGAAAATCTGTTCAAAACTGCTTGTGGTTAGGGCTAGTGTTGCTCGCGTGGCATTTCTTGTTCGATAAGAAAGTCGAAAGAGAGACTCGGAGCACTGCTCTTCG CACTTACTTTGATCGGATTCAGGAGTCGTTGTTCACTCAATACGTGATTGAAACTCTCTCCGGTCCTCCTTTGATGGAGATTCAGagaatggaggaagaagagcaaCAAGTAGCAGAAGATGTTAAGAGCTTAGAGAAATTAGCCGGAGCTAAGCTGCCTCCAGCTCTAAAAGCGACCGTCAAGAGTTTTATGAAAGTCGGGAAAAGTCCGGGACTGAATCGGATTGGTTCTAAGAGAGGAGAAGATGGCGAAGGGATTAGGATTGATCAGTTGAAGAGAATGAACACAAAGAATGTGTCTGCTTGGAACATGAAGAGATTGATGAATATAATACTAAAAGGCGCTATTTCTACTTTGGATCAAAATATGCAGGACACTACTCAGGAGGATGAGGACGCTACGCATATAAGAAGCGAGTACGAAGCTAAATGCGCAGCTAGGAAGATTTTTCACAACGTCACCGAGCCAGGTTCTAG GTACATATATTTGGAAGACTTCTTGCGTTTTCTATGTGAAGAGGAGGCTGAAAGAGCCATGGCTCTCTTTGAAGGAGCTTCAGAGAGCGATAAGATCAGCAAGTCTTGCCTCAAGAATTGGGTG GCGTTTAGAGAAAGGAGAGCTCTGGCTTTGACCTTAAACGATACAAAAACAGCAGTGGACAGACTTCACCGTATAATCAACGTGGTAATTGGCATTATAATCATAATCATCTGGCTTCTTATACTAGGAATCGCCACAACCAGATTCTTGCTAGTCTTAAGCTCTCAGCTCCTTCTAGTAGCCTTTGTATTTGGAAACTCCTGCAAAACCATCTTCGAAGccatcattttcctttttgttatGCACCCATTTGATGTCGGTGACCGATGTGAAATCGACGGTGTTCAG TTGGTAGTGGAGGAGATGAACATATTGACGACTGTTTTCTTGCGATATGATAATCAAAAGATCATATATCCGAATAGTGTCCTCGGCACAAAACCTATAGCTAACTATTACCGAAGTCCCGATATGGGAGACGCGGTTGAATTCTGTGTTCATATAGCAACTCCTCCTGAAAAGATCACTGCCATTAAACAGAGAATACTAAG TTACGTAGACAACAAGAAGGATTATTGGTATCCTGCACCTATGATTGTGTTCCTAAGCATGGATGACTTGAATAGTGTGAAGATAGCGGTGTGGTTGACACATAGAATGAATCATCAAGACATGGGAGAGAGGTATATAAGAAGAGGTCTATTACTAGAGGAAGTGGGAAAAACTTGTAGAGAGCTAGATATCGAGTATCGCTTATATCCTCTTAACATTAATGTTCGAAGTCTCCCTCCTACGGCTAATCCAACTTCTTCAGACCGCATTCCTCCTTCATGGATGCAACAACGCGGTCCTTGA
- the MSL5 gene encoding mechanosensitive channel of small conductance-like 5 (mechanosensitive channel of small conductance-like 5 (MSL5); INVOLVED IN: transmembrane transport; LOCATED IN: membrane; CONTAINS InterPro DOMAIN/s: Membrane protein, At2g17000, predicted (InterPro:IPR016688), Mechanosensitive ion channel MscS (InterPro:IPR006685), Like-Sm ribonucleoprotein (LSM)-related domain (InterPro:IPR010920); BEST Arabidopsis thaliana protein match is: mechanosensitive channel of small conductance-like 4 (TAIR:AT1G53470.1); Has 30201 Blast hits to 17322 proteins in 780 species: Archae - 12; Bacteria - 1396; Metazoa - 17338; Fungi - 3422; Plants - 5037; Viruses - 0; Other Eukaryotes - 2996 (source: NCBI BLink).), translating into MAAVDSTDRRDFIVNINGQESGAVGATGSSSNAEGGNIWKESSYDFWDGEKGKNDKKGDDEDEDGGSFHFRQRGERRHSSAELSDPPSKLIGQFLHKQRASGDEISLDVELNMAELQSNTPPRPATASNTPRRGLTTISESSSPVKTKVKADAVRRRQNRTSLGGSSDEEGRNRDEAEVLKCGSKKPMLSRNKTKSRLQDPPTPTHPAIDKTEMKSGRRSGIFKSGFLGKSPKAGTPGRNGFEEEEEEDPFLDEDLPEEFKRDKLSFWVFLEWISLVLIVTSLVCSLTIHNLQRKTWWKLDLWKWEVTVLVLICGRLVSSWIVRIIVFLVEKNFTWRKRVLYFVYGVRKSVQNCLWLGLVLLAWHFLFDKKVERETRSTALRYVTRVLVCLLVALIIWLVKTILVKVLASSFHMSTYFDRIQESLFTQYVIETLSGPPLMEIQRMEEEEQQVAEDVKSLEKLAGAKLPPALKATVKSFMKVGKSPGLNRIGSKRGEDGEGIRIDQLKRMNTKNVSAWNMKRLMNIILKGAISTLDQNMQDTTQEDEDATHIRSEYEAKCAARKIFHNVTEPGSRYIYLEDFLRFLCEEEAERAMALFEGASESDKISKSCLKNWVVKAFRERRALALTLNDTKTAVDRLHRIINVVIGIIIIIIWLLILGIATTRFLLVLSSQLLLVAFVFGNSCKTIFEAIIFLFVMHPFDVGDRCEIDGVQLVVEEMNILTTVFLRYDNQKIIYPNSVLGTKPIANYYRSPDMGDAVEFCVHIATPPEKITAIKQRILSYVDNKKDYWYPAPMIVFLSMDDLNSVKIAVWLTHRMNHQDMGERYIRRGLLLEEVGKTCRELDIEYRLYPLNINVRSLPPTANPTSSDRIPPSWMQQRGP; encoded by the exons ACTTTTGGGATGGTGAAAAGGGTAAGAATGATAAGAAAGGAGAcgacgaagacgaagacggCGGCAGTTTCCATTTCAGGCAGCGGGGAGAGCGGAGGCATTCGTCAGCTGAGTTATCTGATCCGCCGTCGAAGCTAATTGGTCAGTTTCTTCACAAGCAGAGAGCTTCAGGAGATGAGATCTCTTTAGATGTTGAGCTTAACATGGCAGAGCTACAGAGCAACACGCCGCCACGTCCTGCAACTGCTAGCAACACGCCGCGACGTGGCTTAACGACGAtttctgaatcttcttctccggttaAGACTAAAGTTAAAGCAGACGCAGTAAGACGGAGGCAGAACAGAACATCGCTAGGTGGAAGTAGCGACGAGGAAGGTCGAAACAGAGACGAAGCAGAGGTTTTGAAGTGTGGTTCGAAGAAACCGATGTTGAGTAGGAACAAGACCAAATCAAGATTGCAGGATCCTCCAACACCGACACATCCAGCGATTGACAAGACAGAGATGAAGTCTGGTCGGAGATCCGGGATTTTTAAATCTGGGTTTCTTGGGAAAAGCCCTAAAGCGGGTACTCCGGGTCGGAATGggtttgaggaagaagaagaggaggatcCGTTTCTAGACGAGGATTTACCGGAGGAATTCAAAAGGGACAAACTTAGCTTCTGGGTTTTCCTTGAATGGATAAGTCTAGTTCTGATAGTCACAAGTTTGGTCTGTAGCTTAACCATACATAACTTGCAACGCAAGACATGGTGGAAGCTGGATTTGTGGAAATGGGAAGTGACTGTTTTGGTGTTGATATGTGGGAGATTAGTCTCGAGTTGGATAGTGAGAATCATTGTCTTCTTGGTCGAGAAAAACTTCACTTGGAGGAAAAGGGTTTTGTATTTCGTCTACGGAGTGAGAAAATCTGTTCAAAACTGCTTGTGGTTAGGGCTAGTGTTGCTCGCGTGGCATTTCTTGTTCGATAAGAAAGTCGAAAGAGAGACTCGGAGCACTGCTCTTCGGTATGTGACGAGAGTGTTGGTATGTTTGCTTGTGGCTCTTATCATTTGGTTGGTTAAAACAATTCTGGTTAAAGTTTTGGCTTCATCGTTCCACATGAGCACTTACTTTGATCGGATTCAGGAGTCGTTGTTCACTCAATACGTGATTGAAACTCTCTCCGGTCCTCCTTTGATGGAGATTCAGagaatggaggaagaagagcaaCAAGTAGCAGAAGATGTTAAGAGCTTAGAGAAATTAGCCGGAGCTAAGCTGCCTCCAGCTCTAAAAGCGACCGTCAAGAGTTTTATGAAAGTCGGGAAAAGTCCGGGACTGAATCGGATTGGTTCTAAGAGAGGAGAAGATGGCGAAGGGATTAGGATTGATCAGTTGAAGAGAATGAACACAAAGAATGTGTCTGCTTGGAACATGAAGAGATTGATGAATATAATACTAAAAGGCGCTATTTCTACTTTGGATCAAAATATGCAGGACACTACTCAGGAGGATGAGGACGCTACGCATATAAGAAGCGAGTACGAAGCTAAATGCGCAGCTAGGAAGATTTTTCACAACGTCACCGAGCCAGGTTCTAG GTACATATATTTGGAAGACTTCTTGCGTTTTCTATGTGAAGAGGAGGCTGAAAGAGCCATGGCTCTCTTTGAAGGAGCTTCAGAGAGCGATAAGATCAGCAAGTCTTGCCTCAAGAATTGGGTG GTTAAGGCGTTTAGAGAAAGGAGAGCTCTGGCTTTGACCTTAAACGATACAAAAACAGCAGTGGACAGACTTCACCGTATAATCAACGTGGTAATTGGCATTATAATCATAATCATCTGGCTTCTTATACTAGGAATCGCCACAACCAGATTCTTGCTAGTCTTAAGCTCTCAGCTCCTTCTAGTAGCCTTTGTATTTGGAAACTCCTGCAAAACCATCTTCGAAGccatcattttcctttttgttatGCACCCATTTGATGTCGGTGACCGATGTGAAATCGACGGTGTTCAG TTGGTAGTGGAGGAGATGAACATATTGACGACTGTTTTCTTGCGATATGATAATCAAAAGATCATATATCCGAATAGTGTCCTCGGCACAAAACCTATAGCTAACTATTACCGAAGTCCCGATATGGGAGACGCGGTTGAATTCTGTGTTCATATAGCAACTCCTCCTGAAAAGATCACTGCCATTAAACAGAGAATACTAAG TTACGTAGACAACAAGAAGGATTATTGGTATCCTGCACCTATGATTGTGTTCCTAAGCATGGATGACTTGAATAGTGTGAAGATAGCGGTGTGGTTGACACATAGAATGAATCATCAAGACATGGGAGAGAGGTATATAAGAAGAGGTCTATTACTAGAGGAAGTGGGAAAAACTTGTAGAGAGCTAGATATCGAGTATCGCTTATATCCTCTTAACATTAATGTTCGAAGTCTCCCTCCTACGGCTAATCCAACTTCTTCAGACCGCATTCCTCCTTCATGGATGCAACAACGCGGTCCTTGA